The region ATCGTTCAAAACAAATGATTTTAAACGCAGCTAATGATGTTATTAAAAATAATAGTGGACGTCGTGATAAAAAATTATGGTCTGATCGTGGTGTTGGTGATGTTATTGAATATTACCGTGCAACAGATGGTGATGTAGAAGCGACTTATGTAGCAGACAAAATCTCTTATATGCACCGAGATGCACATGAATACCATGAGTTTGCTGTATTATATCGAACAAACTCTCAATCACGTGCGATTGAACAGGCGCTACTTCGTCAAAATATTCCTTATCGTTTAGTTGGTGGACAAAGTTTCTTCAAACGTAAAGAGATTAAAGATTTAATGGCCTATCTGCGATTAATTTTAAATCCTGATGATGATTTATCATTTGCACGCGTCGTTAATGAACCAAAGCGTGGAATTGGGGCAACGTCTGTGGATAAACTTAAAGTTTTTGCAGCTGAGTCTGAACTATCATGTATGGCAAGTATCCAAGATGCAACAGGTGTTATTCCTAAAGCAACATTAAATAAAATGATGGATTTTAAAACAATGATTTATATGATGCGTATGGAAATGGACACGTATTCAATGGTTGAATTAATTGATATGGTTCTTGAGCGTACAGGTTATTTACAAATGTTAAAAGATGAAAAAACAATTGAAGCAGATAGCCGTATTGATAACTTAGAAGAGTTTAAATCGATGGCAGGTCACTTTGAGGAGCAAGAATTAGATTTAATTTTAGCCGAAGAAGAAAGTGAAGAACGTGCTGAAGATTTACCAACATCAGTTAAATTAACGATTTTATTAAATGATTTAATGTTACAAACGGATGTTGAAACGGAAGAAGAATCAAATGAATCAAAAGTAACACTTATGACCATTCATGCTGCAAAGGGTCTTGAGTTCCCTGTTGTTTTCCTTTGCGGATTTGAAGATGGCGTCTTCCCACTACGTTCTGCGATTGAAGAAGGGGCCGATGAATTAGAGGAGGAGCGTCGATTAGCTTATGTGGCGATTACGCGTGCGGAAGATATTTTAATTATTACAAACGCACAAAGTCGCTATCAGTATGGAAATCGTACAGCGAATCCAGAGTCAATGTTTATTCGTGAAATTAGTGAAGAGTATTTAAATAAAACAGGCGTTCAATCACGCCCACGTCCTTCATTTAGTTTAAGTGAAGTATTAGAGCCTAAAAAAGAAGAGCCGAAGCGTAACATTAAAACTATTAGCTTAAACAATAATGCCTCTTGGAATAGTGGCGATAAAGTGGAACATGAATCATTCGGTGAAGGCGTTGTCGTAGGAGTTAAAGGAGAAGTCGTTTCAATTGCTTTTAGTGCTCCGCACGGCATTAAAAAGTTGATGGGATCACATCCTGCTTTGAAAAAACGTTCTTAATGAGTCATGATTAAACATATAAAGAAGAGTAAATATGAGTAACGGAGGATTAGTCATGGAAAAACTTCGAATTGAAGAGTTAACAAAACTTTTAACACAGTATAACCATGAATATTATGTATTAGATAAACCGAGTGTTAGCGATCGTGAATACGATCGTTTAATGCAGGAATTAATGGAACTTGAAGAAAAGCATCCTGAACTTAAGTCTAATACCTCTCCAACGGTTCGTGTTGGAGGAAAGGTTCTAGAAGGATTTAATAAAATTGAACATGAAAAACCGATGTTATCTCTTTCAAATGCTTTTAATGAGGATGACTTACGTGATTTTGATACACGAGTTAAAAAAGTATCGCCAAAAGCAACATATGTTTGTGAATTGAAAATCGATGGATTAGCCGTGACGCTACATTATAATAATGGAGCCTTTGTTAAAGGGGCAACACGTGGGGATGGGGTCATTGGAGAGGATATTTCGGAAAACTTAAAAACAATCAAAACAATTCCTCTTCATATCAATAATAATCAACCGCTTGAAGTACGTGGTGAAGTTTATATGTCAAAAGCGACGCTTGAGAAGTTAAATGAAGAACGTGCTGCTAAAGGAGAAGAGTTATTTGCAAATCCTCGTAATGCAGCCGCAGGTTCGCTTCGTCAATTAGATTCACGTATTGCGGCAAAACGAAACTTAGCAATGTTTTGTTACGCGGTTCCGAGTGCGGCTGATTTAGGTTGTACAACACATGAGGAGAGCTTACAAAAAATTTCTGAACTTGGTTTTAATGTAAATCCAAATCGTCAAGTCTGCGAAAATATTGATGAAGTCTTAGAGTACATTAACCGTTGGACAAATGCGCGTTTTGATTTACCATATGAAATTGATGGAATTGTAATTAAAGTGAATCAATTACAGGAACAAGATAAGTTAGGAAACACAGTGAAGAGTCCACGTTGGGCGATTGCCTATAAGTTCCCAGCTGAAGAAGTTGAAACCATTTTAACGGATATTATATTTACGGTTGGTCGTACAGGAATGGTAACGCCTAATGCTGTGTTAGAACCGGTTCGTGTAGCGGGAACTCGAGTTTCTCGTGCAACGTTACATAATGAAGATTATGTGACATCACGAGATATACGTATTAATGACCGTGTCATTATTCGAAAAGCAGGAGAAATTATTCCTGAGGTTGTAAAGCCAGTCATTGATGCGCGTAATGGCGATGAAATACCATTTGAAATGATTTCAACTTGTCCACGTTGTTCTAGTGAATTAGTTCGTGAAGCAGGTGAAGCGGATTAT is a window of Turicibacter sanguinis DNA encoding:
- the pcrA gene encoding DNA helicase PcrA, encoding MNHLLQNMNPQQKQAIETTEGPLLVMAGAGSGKTRVLTHRIAYLMSEKLVAPYNILAITFTNKAAREMKERVEKLIGDRGKDVWISTFHSMCVRILRRDIDLIGYDLNFGILDDTDQLSVIKTVMEELNLDPKRQSPKYFLNQISNAKNELKTPRDLRKEFENEDVIRVYEKYQQVLFKNNRVDFDDLLMLTVHLFEREPEVLAFYQNKFQYIHIDEYQDTNNAQYTIVKMLAKKFRNICVVGDSDQSIYSWRGANIENILSFEHDYPDATVVLLEQNYRSKQMILNAANDVIKNNSGRRDKKLWSDRGVGDVIEYYRATDGDVEATYVADKISYMHRDAHEYHEFAVLYRTNSQSRAIEQALLRQNIPYRLVGGQSFFKRKEIKDLMAYLRLILNPDDDLSFARVVNEPKRGIGATSVDKLKVFAAESELSCMASIQDATGVIPKATLNKMMDFKTMIYMMRMEMDTYSMVELIDMVLERTGYLQMLKDEKTIEADSRIDNLEEFKSMAGHFEEQELDLILAEEESEERAEDLPTSVKLTILLNDLMLQTDVETEEESNESKVTLMTIHAAKGLEFPVVFLCGFEDGVFPLRSAIEEGADELEEERRLAYVAITRAEDILIITNAQSRYQYGNRTANPESMFIREISEEYLNKTGVQSRPRPSFSLSEVLEPKKEEPKRNIKTISLNNNASWNSGDKVEHESFGEGVVVGVKGEVVSIAFSAPHGIKKLMGSHPALKKRS
- the ligA gene encoding NAD-dependent DNA ligase LigA, translated to MEKLRIEELTKLLTQYNHEYYVLDKPSVSDREYDRLMQELMELEEKHPELKSNTSPTVRVGGKVLEGFNKIEHEKPMLSLSNAFNEDDLRDFDTRVKKVSPKATYVCELKIDGLAVTLHYNNGAFVKGATRGDGVIGEDISENLKTIKTIPLHINNNQPLEVRGEVYMSKATLEKLNEERAAKGEELFANPRNAAAGSLRQLDSRIAAKRNLAMFCYAVPSAADLGCTTHEESLQKISELGFNVNPNRQVCENIDEVLEYINRWTNARFDLPYEIDGIVIKVNQLQEQDKLGNTVKSPRWAIAYKFPAEEVETILTDIIFTVGRTGMVTPNAVLEPVRVAGTRVSRATLHNEDYVTSRDIRINDRVIIRKAGEIIPEVVKPVIDARNGDEIPFEMISTCPRCSSELVREAGEADYYCLNIDCPARIVESLSHFVSRDAMNIDGLGIKVVEQLFEHKLIENVADIYRLTKEQLLPLERMGDKKATNLLNAIEASKENSLEKLLFGLGIRHVGSKTAKVLATQFENMDSLMDAKFDDFKVVAEVGDVIANSIVHYFSQTANVELIDQLKELGLNMSYKGARLADANTEHVFFGKTVVLTGTLETLSRKEAGIKLESLGAKVSGSISSNTDYLIAGAKSGSKLTKAQQLGVTVLDEATFLSMMNE